Proteins encoded within one genomic window of Spirochaeta isovalerica:
- a CDS encoding response regulator transcription factor, which translates to MAIDSNTYPNTRVFIIGPLTLQNEFLLYVIKKEIGIECTIYDQELNSFPANLKIDNITYDEKMLILIDSEHQSFEEIQKSIVTNEKLSKCLIALFNLHESAGVEKKALARRIRGFFYKDDHFEVFLKGIRFILNGEIWISREILLKYVFDSLEEKQDAIAEKTSLTPREIEILTLVSMGSSNEEISNKICISTNTVKTHMYNIFKKINVQNRLQAALWAATNL; encoded by the coding sequence ATGGCCATCGACAGTAATACTTATCCGAACACCAGGGTCTTTATTATAGGACCTTTAACTTTACAGAATGAATTTCTACTCTATGTAATTAAAAAAGAGATAGGTATAGAATGCACTATATATGACCAGGAGCTTAACTCGTTTCCTGCCAATCTGAAAATCGACAACATAACATATGACGAAAAAATGCTCATCCTGATTGACAGTGAACATCAGAGTTTCGAAGAAATCCAGAAGAGCATTGTCACCAATGAAAAGCTTTCCAAATGCCTGATAGCCCTTTTTAATCTCCATGAAAGCGCTGGTGTAGAAAAGAAAGCTCTAGCACGCCGGATCAGAGGTTTTTTCTATAAAGATGATCATTTTGAAGTATTCCTTAAAGGTATACGATTCATTCTGAACGGTGAAATTTGGATTTCCCGGGAAATCCTTCTCAAATATGTATTTGACAGCCTGGAAGAAAAGCAGGATGCTATCGCTGAAAAAACATCTCTGACTCCCCGGGAGATTGAAATCCTGACTCTTGTCAGTATGGGGTCTTCTAATGAAGAGATATCCAACAAGATTTGTATAAGCACAAATACAGTAAAGACACATATGTACAATATCTTTAAGAAGATAAATGTGCAGAATCGTTTGCAGGCTGCTTTATGGGCAGCTACGAATCTATAA
- a CDS encoding PilZ domain-containing protein, whose product MYGVEKRQQERYSLRAPVQLRKEDGSVRITDGFLTKDISSKGVCIESNDPSLLPGEKVHLEVTLTIDKLRELFDCSEKIILKVDGSVVRSKNEGVAIEFDRKYSIFPEILRAN is encoded by the coding sequence ATGTACGGTGTAGAAAAAAGACAACAGGAGAGATACTCACTACGCGCCCCCGTTCAACTTCGTAAAGAAGACGGGTCAGTTCGTATCACCGACGGGTTTCTCACAAAAGACATCTCGTCCAAAGGTGTCTGTATCGAGTCCAACGATCCATCTCTTCTGCCGGGGGAAAAAGTCCACCTGGAAGTCACACTGACAATAGATAAACTCAGGGAGCTATTTGACTGTTCGGAAAAAATCATTCTGAAGGTTGATGGATCCGTTGTTCGCTCAAAGAATGAAGGAGTGGCGATAGAGTTCGATAGAAAGTACTCTATTTTCCCCGAAATCCTGCGAGCTAATTGA
- a CDS encoding sugar transferase — protein sequence MGRTLTGIKRINSTFENIFTYEEFRALITYERSRSDRNGSVFSIIVLDTSQKQQKSLKNIVNKITHVARTIDCIGWYEDDNIAILLPDTREEGAIVFGNKLVSELNLIKENIHLEIYSYPDHWLSNMDEKKTAKNRNNNSLKNMMERQFVMKMPFWKRALDISVSILMIILSSPILLFTVLYIKIVSPGPVFFTQSRIGYKGMPFKFYKFRSMHYGNNQGYHGKHAQSFIKDGDVPMEKLDEADPRIIPGGRILRKSCIDEMPQLINVLKGEMSLVGPRPCIPYEAEEYLRWHTHRFDTVPGMTGLWQVSGKNKLTFKQMIRLDIQYCRNMSLRRDIGIIIKTPSAIAFMIIESIKNKLENKRITDFQRHQVQKSSKPII from the coding sequence ATGGGAAGAACACTTACCGGCATTAAAAGAATAAACAGTACATTTGAGAATATTTTTACATACGAAGAGTTTCGCGCTCTGATCACTTATGAAAGATCGCGGTCCGACCGGAACGGCAGTGTTTTTTCGATCATTGTTCTGGACACATCACAAAAGCAGCAGAAAAGCCTGAAGAATATTGTCAATAAGATTACTCATGTAGCCCGGACGATTGACTGTATAGGCTGGTATGAAGATGACAATATTGCCATTCTTCTGCCTGACACCCGGGAAGAAGGGGCTATCGTTTTCGGAAATAAGCTGGTAAGTGAATTGAATCTTATTAAAGAAAACATTCATCTGGAGATTTATTCCTACCCCGATCACTGGCTGTCCAATATGGATGAAAAAAAAACAGCTAAAAACAGAAATAACAATAGTCTGAAAAATATGATGGAACGGCAGTTTGTCATGAAAATGCCCTTCTGGAAAAGGGCTCTTGATATTTCTGTGTCAATTTTGATGATTATTCTATCCTCCCCTATTCTTTTGTTTACGGTTCTGTATATCAAGATCGTGTCTCCCGGGCCTGTTTTTTTTACTCAGTCCAGAATCGGTTATAAGGGGATGCCCTTCAAGTTCTACAAATTCCGTTCCATGCATTATGGAAATAATCAGGGATACCATGGAAAACACGCCCAGAGTTTTATCAAGGACGGAGATGTTCCCATGGAAAAACTCGATGAAGCTGACCCGAGGATTATTCCCGGTGGGCGGATATTGAGAAAATCCTGTATTGATGAGATGCCTCAGCTCATTAATGTTTTAAAGGGAGAGATGAGTCTTGTGGGACCTCGTCCCTGTATTCCTTATGAAGCTGAAGAATATCTTCGGTGGCATACGCATCGTTTTGATACTGTTCCCGGAATGACGGGATTGTGGCAGGTCAGCGGGAAGAATAAGTTGACTTTTAAACAGATGATCAGGTTGGATATTCAGTATTGCAGGAATATGAGTTTAAGAAGAGATATCGGTATTATAATCAAAACTCCTTCAGCAATTGCATTTATGATAATTGAATCAATTAAGAATAAATTGGAAAATAAGCGAATTACTGATTTTCAAAGGCATCAGGTTCAAAAATCTTCAAAACCTATTATTTAA